Proteins co-encoded in one Rhodococcus sp. PAMC28707 genomic window:
- the eccE gene encoding type VII secretion protein EccE: MSARSSMYFVSLRIPRIARLVALETVLALGVAIAVAFDASLAVIVSVAAPATAVPFLVIAGRPVLDWATTASRYASRTTSNPGVTQDYSEDDGRAAGIHWRGGTLSCVLELHPPSSAMTRLGRAEASTDTGLDLSALAECLSQHDIFVSSIDIVAHGMRTASGTPATDVYERLIGPLPAVATRTVWVTVTLEISCNRAAIDARGGGRLGASRAVWVATERVARALEARGISSRMLVRSEIQSTASHMCRGVAANRLTENWGSAPLPGVIDTGFGFDCRRIDTAVLTELWAIPSLSTTIAFRLTPGSSYSRVRISGACRFVNRGATPRPDIPGAVSMNGRHREALIASLPLAIIPRDHAEPVRDLPYDIVERLDIPISGCGQLLGSDTAGHGVAARVYGRGVDTVLVAGELYLAQQLVFRALSTGAHVLIRSDRPHAWGPLVDSIATPDRLLIDGGPHRGTRGFDVLVQDFADAVVVPARSRPDGTTVMTVTERPPREPMSDPDLSIVQPGAAGDRITVRAGRNETELMLVTISQETAFIGRPRSVRSAVDLTQPGYGNALD, translated from the coding sequence ATGTCCGCGCGTTCCTCGATGTACTTCGTTTCGCTGCGCATTCCCAGGATCGCCAGATTGGTTGCACTCGAGACGGTCCTTGCGCTCGGCGTGGCAATCGCGGTGGCGTTCGACGCCTCGCTTGCCGTCATCGTGTCGGTCGCCGCACCCGCAACGGCAGTTCCATTTCTGGTGATCGCCGGGCGGCCGGTCCTCGACTGGGCCACCACAGCGTCTCGGTACGCATCGCGCACGACATCGAATCCCGGAGTCACACAGGACTACTCAGAAGACGATGGTCGAGCAGCCGGAATTCACTGGCGAGGTGGAACCCTATCGTGTGTTCTCGAACTACACCCTCCCAGTTCGGCGATGACAAGGCTCGGCCGTGCGGAAGCATCCACCGATACCGGCCTCGACCTCTCTGCACTGGCCGAGTGTCTTTCTCAGCACGATATTTTCGTGAGCAGCATCGACATCGTCGCTCACGGTATGCGCACAGCGTCGGGTACACCGGCAACCGACGTATACGAACGATTGATCGGGCCGCTTCCAGCAGTCGCCACGCGCACGGTGTGGGTCACCGTCACGCTGGAGATCTCGTGCAATCGTGCTGCGATCGACGCGCGCGGAGGCGGCCGATTGGGGGCATCGCGTGCTGTGTGGGTCGCAACCGAACGGGTCGCCCGCGCCCTCGAGGCGAGGGGAATCAGTTCGCGGATGCTGGTGCGCAGCGAGATTCAGTCCACGGCTTCCCACATGTGTCGGGGTGTCGCCGCCAACCGTCTGACCGAGAACTGGGGATCTGCACCACTTCCCGGTGTGATCGACACCGGATTCGGGTTCGACTGTCGCCGAATCGATACCGCTGTCCTCACCGAGTTGTGGGCAATTCCGTCGCTGTCGACAACGATCGCGTTTCGCCTGACCCCGGGTTCGAGCTACAGCCGTGTGCGCATCAGTGGCGCATGCCGTTTCGTGAATCGTGGGGCCACTCCCCGACCCGACATACCCGGCGCTGTATCGATGAACGGGCGCCACCGTGAAGCATTGATTGCCTCCCTCCCCCTCGCAATCATCCCTCGTGACCATGCAGAACCTGTCCGAGACCTTCCCTACGACATCGTCGAGCGCCTGGACATTCCGATCTCCGGGTGCGGCCAGCTTCTCGGGTCGGACACTGCAGGCCATGGCGTCGCAGCACGGGTATACGGAAGAGGCGTCGACACCGTGTTGGTGGCAGGCGAACTGTATTTGGCTCAGCAACTCGTATTTCGCGCACTCTCGACCGGTGCACACGTTCTGATCAGATCCGATCGACCACACGCATGGGGACCCCTCGTCGACTCGATCGCGACACCGGACAGGCTACTCATCGACGGCGGCCCACACCGAGGCACACGAGGATTCGATGTACTCGTGCAGGATTTCGCCGACGCCGTCGTGGTGCCCGCGCGCTCGCGACCAGACGGCACCACGGTGATGACCGTGACCGAACGACCACCTCGCGAACCGATGTCGGATCCCGACCTCTCCATCGTCCAACCCGGCGCCGCAGGTGACCGCATCACGGTTCGCGCCGGTCGAAACGAAACCGAGCTCATGCTCGTGACGATTTCCCAGGAAACCGCGTTCATCGGCAGGCCCCGCAGCGTGCGGAGCGCCGTCGATCTCACTCAGCCAGGATACGGAAACGCTCTCGACTGA
- a CDS encoding NAD(P)H-dependent oxidoreductase — MDPIGLAVVLASVRPGRVGPVVADWFLRTVSERSDVVATKIDLMDAALPVDLSPSPAGEAFAAAIGAVDAVVVVTPEYNHGYPGALKTALDTVKYQWRGKPIGFVSYGGLGGGLRATEQLRQVAAELHMVAVRDSVGFHRVRTAFDENGRADDGAAVDAAGRMLSQLHWWATASKVQSRAFPYPG; from the coding sequence ATGGATCCGATCGGACTTGCCGTCGTCCTAGCCAGCGTCCGTCCAGGACGGGTCGGGCCCGTCGTTGCCGATTGGTTCCTGCGGACCGTTTCCGAGCGCAGCGACGTCGTGGCTACGAAGATCGACCTGATGGATGCCGCGCTCCCCGTGGACTTGTCGCCGTCTCCTGCAGGGGAGGCGTTCGCAGCGGCGATCGGCGCGGTCGATGCGGTGGTGGTGGTTACGCCCGAATACAACCATGGATATCCTGGGGCACTCAAGACAGCACTCGATACTGTGAAATATCAGTGGCGGGGCAAGCCGATCGGATTCGTGTCGTACGGCGGACTGGGTGGAGGACTGCGCGCAACGGAGCAACTGCGTCAGGTGGCTGCAGAGTTGCACATGGTGGCGGTCCGCGACAGTGTCGGCTTTCACCGGGTACGCACCGCGTTCGATGAGAACGGTCGTGCCGACGACGGTGCGGCGGTCGACGCTGCCGGCCGTATGTTGAGCCAATTGCATTGGTGGGCAACGGCATCGAAAGTTCAGTCGAGAGCGTTTCCGTATCCTGGCTGA
- the truA gene encoding tRNA pseudouridine(38-40) synthase TruA, producing the protein MTSSHDRSGPAIPSEDGGSASLRSATRLRLDIAYDGTDFSGWARQPGIRTVCGVLEDAFSTVLRQRIELTVAGRTDAGVHAFGQVAHFDVVGGIDEPERLVRRMARFLPTDVRVKAISVVSEDFDARFSALRRHYEYRFSTARYGVDPLEVRGVVGWAREIDLGAIRDASSRLLGLHDFAAFCKRRDGATTVRELQRFDWERTGDRVSAHVSADAFCWSMVRSLVGAMQAVGEGRRTPEWTEALLNTRSRSSEVTVAPAHGLSLMAVDYPAEGDLVARNEATREVRSAITQPGGCC; encoded by the coding sequence TTGACCTCATCGCACGACCGAAGCGGGCCCGCCATTCCTTCCGAGGATGGCGGGTCCGCTTCTTTGCGGTCCGCCACCCGTCTTCGCTTGGACATTGCGTACGACGGTACGGATTTCTCCGGCTGGGCACGACAGCCCGGCATCAGGACTGTGTGCGGAGTACTGGAGGACGCATTTTCGACCGTGCTGAGGCAGCGCATCGAGCTGACGGTCGCAGGCCGAACCGACGCCGGTGTGCACGCTTTCGGGCAAGTTGCACACTTCGATGTCGTCGGTGGTATCGACGAGCCGGAGCGTTTGGTACGCCGGATGGCGAGGTTCTTGCCCACCGATGTTCGGGTGAAGGCGATCTCGGTCGTGTCGGAAGATTTCGATGCGCGCTTTTCCGCGCTTCGCAGGCACTACGAATACAGGTTCAGTACCGCTCGCTACGGAGTCGACCCACTCGAAGTGCGAGGCGTGGTGGGATGGGCGCGAGAGATAGACCTCGGTGCGATCCGCGACGCGTCGTCGAGGTTGTTGGGCCTGCACGATTTCGCGGCATTCTGTAAGCGCAGAGACGGTGCGACCACCGTACGCGAGCTCCAACGATTCGACTGGGAACGCACTGGCGACCGCGTCAGTGCCCACGTCAGCGCCGACGCGTTCTGCTGGTCCATGGTTCGCAGTCTCGTGGGAGCGATGCAGGCAGTGGGTGAAGGTCGTCGGACTCCGGAGTGGACCGAAGCGCTACTGAATACGCGATCGCGGTCGAGTGAAGTAACCGTCGCGCCGGCGCACGGACTGTCGCTGATGGCTGTCGACTATCCGGCCGAGGGTGACCTCGTAGCGCGGAACGAGGCGACACGCGAAGTGCGCTCGGCCATCACCCAGCCTGGCGGGTGCTGTTAG
- the rplQ gene encoding 50S ribosomal protein L17, with amino-acid sequence MPKPTKGRRLGGSASHQKAILANLATALFEHGRITTTESKAKRLRPHAEKLVTHAKHGDLAHRREVLKIINNKDVVHKLFAEIGPFFADRDGGYTRIIKTVPRKGDNSPMAIIELVNEQTVSNEADRARRVKASQAAPAAEAPAADNVVEAVEADATEAEVENAEAVVDGIEDNDAHASDAADAEAVSTETQGKKD; translated from the coding sequence ATGCCCAAGCCCACCAAGGGCCGCCGTCTCGGCGGGTCGGCGTCGCACCAGAAGGCCATTTTGGCCAACCTCGCGACGGCACTCTTCGAGCACGGCCGCATCACCACCACCGAGTCGAAGGCCAAGCGCCTTCGTCCCCACGCCGAGAAGCTCGTGACCCATGCAAAGCATGGCGATCTTGCTCATCGTCGTGAGGTTCTCAAGATCATCAACAACAAAGATGTCGTACATAAGCTCTTCGCCGAGATCGGGCCGTTTTTCGCCGATCGCGACGGTGGCTACACGCGCATCATCAAGACAGTTCCCCGCAAGGGTGACAACTCGCCGATGGCCATCATCGAGCTCGTCAACGAGCAGACGGTGTCCAACGAAGCAGATCGCGCTCGCCGCGTGAAGGCTTCGCAGGCTGCGCCAGCTGCCGAGGCACCTGCCGCGGACAACGTCGTCGAGGCTGTCGAGGCCGACGCGACCGAGGCCGAGGTCGAGAACGCCGAAGCTGTAGTCGATGGTATCGAGGACAACGACGCTCACGCGTCGGACGCCGCCGATGCCGAGGCCGTGTCGACTGAAACACAGGGCAAGAAGGACTAG
- a CDS encoding DNA-directed RNA polymerase subunit alpha, with translation MLISQRPTLTEEVIADNRSKFVIEPLEPGFGYTLGNSLRRTLLSSIPGAAVTSIRIDGVLHEFTTVPGVKEDVTDIILNLKGLVVSSEEDEPVTMYVRKQGPGAVTAGDIVPPAGVTVNNPDLHIATLNDKGKLEIELVVERGRGYVPAVQNKASGAEIGRIPVDSIYSPVLKVTYKVEATRVEQRTDFDRLVLDVETKNSITARDALASAGKTLVELFGLARELNVEAEGIEIGPSPAEADHIASFGLPIEDLDLTVRSYNCLKREGVHTVGELVGRTESDLLDIRNFGQKSIDEVKVKLHSLGLSLKDSPASFDPTTVPGYDATTGTWSDTDAGSFAESEGAEQDYAETEQL, from the coding sequence ATGCTCATTTCACAGCGCCCGACGCTGACCGAAGAGGTCATCGCCGACAATCGCTCGAAATTCGTCATCGAGCCGCTCGAGCCTGGCTTCGGTTACACACTCGGCAACTCGCTCCGCCGTACCCTGCTGTCGTCGATCCCCGGCGCTGCTGTCACCAGCATCCGTATCGACGGCGTTCTCCACGAGTTCACCACTGTTCCGGGAGTCAAGGAAGATGTCACCGACATCATCCTGAACCTCAAGGGCCTCGTCGTGAGCTCCGAAGAGGACGAGCCGGTCACCATGTACGTCCGCAAACAGGGCCCAGGCGCTGTCACCGCAGGCGACATCGTTCCTCCGGCCGGCGTCACGGTGAACAACCCAGATCTGCATATCGCGACTTTGAACGACAAAGGCAAGCTGGAGATCGAACTCGTAGTCGAGCGCGGTCGTGGCTATGTCCCTGCCGTCCAGAACAAGGCATCAGGCGCCGAAATCGGCCGTATCCCGGTCGACTCGATCTACTCGCCCGTGCTCAAGGTCACGTACAAGGTGGAGGCCACTCGCGTCGAACAGCGCACCGACTTCGATCGGCTCGTTCTCGACGTGGAGACCAAGAACTCCATCACCGCGCGGGACGCGCTCGCTTCGGCGGGCAAGACCCTGGTTGAGCTCTTCGGCCTCGCCCGTGAGCTGAACGTCGAAGCAGAAGGAATCGAGATCGGACCCTCGCCCGCCGAGGCCGATCACATTGCTTCCTTCGGACTCCCTATCGAGGATCTGGACCTCACAGTCCGTTCCTACAACTGCCTCAAGCGCGAGGGTGTTCACACCGTCGGCGAGCTGGTTGGTCGTACCGAGTCCGATCTGCTGGACATTCGTAACTTCGGACAGAAGTCCATCGACGAGGTGAAGGTCAAGCTGCACTCGCTTGGTCTTTCACTCAAGGACAGCCCCGCGTCCTTCGATCCGACGACCGTGCCCGGATACGACGCCACCACGGGTACGTGGAGCGACACCGACGCCGGATCCTTCGCTGAAAGCGAAGGCGCCGAGCAGGACTACGCCGAGACAGAACAGCTGTAA
- the rpsD gene encoding 30S ribosomal protein S4, with protein sequence MARYTGPITRKSRRLRVDLVGGDQAFERRPYPPGQHGRARIKESEYLLQLQEKQKARFTYGVMEKQFRLYYKEANRRPGKTGENLLTILETRLDNVVYRAGLARTRRQARQLVTHGHFLVNNKRVDIPSYRVSQYDIIDVREKSVQTLPIQIARESYGDRPVAAWLQVVPNRLRILVHRVPERAQIDVPLQEQLIVEFYSK encoded by the coding sequence ATGGCACGTTATACCGGTCCTATCACCCGCAAGTCTCGTCGTCTGCGCGTTGACCTTGTTGGAGGCGACCAGGCATTCGAGCGTCGTCCCTACCCGCCCGGCCAGCATGGCCGCGCGCGGATCAAGGAGAGCGAGTACCTGCTCCAGCTGCAGGAGAAGCAGAAGGCTCGCTTCACTTACGGCGTCATGGAGAAGCAGTTCCGTCTCTACTACAAGGAAGCCAACCGTCGCCCCGGCAAGACCGGTGAGAACTTGTTGACAATCCTGGAGACGCGTCTCGACAACGTTGTGTACCGCGCTGGTCTGGCACGCACACGCCGTCAGGCACGCCAGCTGGTCACCCACGGTCACTTCCTTGTGAACAACAAGCGAGTGGACATCCCTAGCTACCGTGTCTCGCAGTACGACATCATCGATGTCCGCGAGAAGTCCGTGCAGACACTGCCGATTCAGATCGCTCGTGAGAGCTACGGGGATCGTCCGGTGGCCGCATGGTTGCAGGTAGTTCCGAACCGTCTTCGCATCCTCGTTCACCGGGTGCCGGAGCGCGCACAGATCGATGTGCCGCTCCAGGAGCAGCTCATCGTCGAGTTCTACTCGAAGTAA
- the rpsK gene encoding 30S ribosomal protein S11, with product MPPKARGTGPKKTQKTRRRDKKNVPHGSAHIKSTFNNTIVSITDPAGNVISWASSGHVGFKGSRKSTPFAAQLAAESAARKAQEHGVKKVDVFVKGPGSGRETAIRSLQAAGLEVGTISDVTPQPHNGCRPPKRRRV from the coding sequence ATGCCACCTAAAGCACGCGGTACAGGTCCTAAGAAGACACAGAAGACGCGTCGCAGGGACAAGAAGAACGTCCCGCACGGATCTGCTCACATCAAGAGCACGTTCAACAACACGATCGTCTCGATCACCGACCCCGCAGGCAACGTCATCTCCTGGGCGTCCTCGGGCCACGTGGGCTTCAAGGGCTCGCGTAAGTCGACTCCGTTCGCGGCCCAGCTTGCAGCCGAGAGTGCTGCTCGCAAGGCGCAGGAACACGGTGTCAAGAAGGTCGACGTGTTCGTCAAGGGTCCCGGCTCCGGCCGTGAGACCGCTATTCGTTCGCTTCAGGCCGCAGGCCTGGAGGTCGGCACCATCTCCGATGTCACCCCCCAGCCGCACAACGGTTGCCGTCCGCCGAAGCGGCGTCGGGTCTAG
- the rpsM gene encoding 30S ribosomal protein S13, which yields MARLAGVDLPREKRMEIALTYIYGVGRTRSKEILVATGVNPDLRSKDLSDEDLGKLREYIEESLKVEGDLRREVQADIRRKIEIGCYQGLRHRRGLPVRGQRTKTNARTRKGPKRTIAGKKKAK from the coding sequence ATGGCACGTCTCGCAGGTGTGGATCTTCCGCGCGAAAAGCGCATGGAGATCGCACTGACATACATTTACGGCGTTGGCCGTACCCGTTCCAAGGAAATCCTGGTTGCGACAGGGGTCAATCCCGACCTGCGCAGCAAGGACCTGTCCGATGAAGATCTGGGCAAGCTCCGCGAGTACATCGAGGAGTCCCTCAAGGTCGAGGGCGACCTGCGCCGCGAGGTTCAGGCCGACATTCGTCGCAAGATCGAAATCGGCTGCTACCAGGGCCTTCGCCACCGTCGCGGTCTGCCCGTCCGAGGACAGCGCACCAAGACCAATGCGCGCACCCGCAAGGGCCCCAAGCGCACCATTGCCGGCAAGAAGAAGGCGAAGTAA
- the rpmJ gene encoding 50S ribosomal protein L36: MKVHPSVKKICEKCKVIRRNGRVMVICDNLRHKQRQG; the protein is encoded by the coding sequence GTGAAGGTTCATCCGAGCGTCAAGAAGATCTGCGAAAAATGCAAGGTGATCCGCCGTAACGGGCGAGTCATGGTGATCTGCGACAACCTGCGTCACAAGCAGCGTCAGGGATAA
- the infA gene encoding translation initiation factor IF-1 yields the protein MAKKDGAIEVEGRVVEPLPNAMFRIELENGHKVLAHISGKMRQHYIRILPEDRVVVELSPYDLTRGRIVYRYK from the coding sequence ATGGCAAAGAAAGACGGCGCCATCGAGGTAGAGGGCCGAGTTGTCGAACCCTTGCCCAATGCGATGTTTCGCATCGAGCTCGAAAACGGCCACAAGGTACTCGCTCACATCAGTGGGAAGATGCGGCAGCACTACATCCGTATCCTTCCCGAGGATCGCGTCGTAGTGGAGCTCTCTCCATATGACCTCACGCGTGGGCGCATCGTTTACCGATACAAGTAA